The window CACGCTCCAGGTATTCACGCAGGCTGGTGTCGTCCATGGCCGCCAACAGAATACGCCCCATCGATGTGCAATAGGCCGGCAGGCGCCCGCCCACCGACAGGTCGACCGAAATCAACCGCTCCACGGTCGCCGAACGGGCTATATAAAGGATGTCGTCACCTTCCAGCGTGGCCATGTTGGCCGCCTCGTGCAGCTGGTCGCTGATGCGGTCCAGGTAAGGCTGGGCGGAAATCGCCAGCGGCGTCGACGACAGGTACGCATGCCCCAGCGTCAGCACTTTGGGCAACAGCGAATAGGTGCGCCCGTCGGTGGTGGCGTAACCCAGCTTGATCAACGTGTGCAGACAACGGCGTACCGCAGCACGGGGGATTTCGGTGCGGTGGCTGATCTGGGCGATGGTCAGGTGGCGCTTGCGTTCCTGGAAGGCCTGGATGACTGCCAGGCCTCGCGCCAGGGAGGTCATGAAGTCCGGGTCGCCGGTAAAGGCCTGGATGCGCTTGGCCGGTGACGCCACGATCGGTGGTGCCAGGGCTGCCGAGGCAGGTCGCCCCTGCTCCAGGTTGACCGACTCTGGATTGACGGAATCGCTGGCCAAGGTTTCGTCACTCATCGCACACCTCAGAAAAAAACGCCCACTCGTGCGATTATCGAACAAACGGCCGATAATCGCAATTGACCGCTGACACTTTTACTTATACCTTTCTCATGCCACTTGTGGCTTCTTTGGAGAGACTGGTCAGGTACCCACCGTAGAAGTCCCCAGGCAACGGCCTCGCCTTTTGGCGAGGCCGTTTTTCATTACCCTCCCGGTCGACTGTCCCGCTGCTGCACTGCAACGAACTTTTGTCCGTATTGCCTTTCAAACTTGTACGAAAGGCCCAAACTGTCATCGAATGCATTCCATTACTTGCGTCTTGTGATGTCAGGGTTGGGTAAATTACGATGTTCGGCGAATATCGATTGCTATAATCGATTGCGCAGGCCTCGACGATGCCGTGGTAATGGAACCCTCCGCTGTATCAAGCCGTTGCGGCCAGCAAGGCATGTGCACGCTGCACAACGCTTAACAACTGTCATCAAACTTAATTCAGGTACTACTGTGACGAAAGATGAACTGCGCGCGGAACTCGAGCGCCAGGCTGAACGTTACAAGGATGTTTATGGTGGCGAAGTCACCACTTACGCCGCACAACCGGATCCGGAACGCAAACCTTGGCGCAAGCGCGCCAGCGTGCGCGACCAGGCCTTCAGCCAGGAACTGGAACGTATGGAAAAGGAACTGCGCAGCGACACTCCCTGACCCGGGACCACGCCAGCGCGTCGTCGCCCGGCCAGCCCGGGCGCGGTCGATCTTTACTGTCCGGCCGAAGGTGAAATGGAATTACACAAATTTCATACGCCCGTTTGAAAAGAAGCGAAGCGGCTTTTTTTCCAGCTTTTTGCCGGTTTTCGCCAGCTTTTACGCGCTTTAGCGGATATTTCCCTGCCGGCACGTCGCACCGTGCACATCACGCTCGCGTCAGGAAGATTGCCGTCGGTCTGTCGCAAATGCATCGATTGCCAACGTTTTCTGGCATAATCCCGCCCCCCTAAGACCGCCAGACAACCTTCATGATCGAATTATTCAGCGGACTGGATGCCTGGGTGTTGGTGAGCCTGCTGCTCGCCTTGACCTTCGTGCTCGCCTTCGAGTTCATCAATGGCTTTCATGACACCGCCAACGCGGTAGCTACCGTCATCTATACCAAAGCCATGCCGCCGCACCTCGCCGTGTTCTTCTCCGGCGTGTTCAACTTCCTTGGCGTTCTGCTCGGCGGTGTCGGGGTGGCCTATGCCATCGTGCACCTGCTGCCAGTAGAGCTGCTGATCAATGTGAACACCGGACACGGCCTGGCCATGGTCTTCTCGCTGCTGGCTGCGGCCATCACCTGGAACCTGGGCACCTGGTACTTCGGTATCCCCGCCTCCAGCTCGCACACGCTGATCGGCTCCATCCTCGGCGTCGGCCTGGCCAACGCCCTGATCAACGACATCCCGCTGGGCGACGGTGTCAACTGGCAGAAGGCTATCGACATCGCCATGTCGCTGGTGGTCTCGCCGATGGCCGGCTTCGCCGTTGCCGCTATGGTGCTGATCGGCCTCAAGTGGTGGCGCCCGCTGTCGAAGATGCACAAGACCCCCGAGCAGCGCCGCAAGCTCGACGACAAGAAGCACCCACCGTTCTGGAACCGCCTGGTACTGGTGGTTTCGGCCATGGGTGTGAGCTTCGTGCACGGCTCCAACGACGGCCAGAAAGGCATCGGCCTGATCATGCTGGTGCTGATCGGTATCGTCCCGGCCAAATTCGTCCTCGACCTGAACAGCACCACCTACCAGATCGAGCGTACCCGCGACGCCACCTTGCACATGAGCCAGTTCTACCAGCGCAACGCCGCCACCCTGGGCGAGTTCCTGGCACTGGGCAAGGCCAAGTCCAGCGACCTGCCGGAGCAGTTCAGCTGCAACCCGCAGCAGACCGAGCCGACCATTGCCGCGCTGCAGTCCTCGCTGCAGGGCGTGACCGACTACCACAGCCTGAGTGCCGACAAGCGTGTCGAAGTGCGCCGCTACCTGCTGTGCCTGGACGACACGGCGAAGAAGGTCGGCAAGCTGCCAGGTCTGGAAGCCCGTGAAAAGGCCGATCTGGAAAAACTGCGCAAAGACCTGACCGCCACTACCGAGTACGCCCCGTTCTGGGTGATCGTGGCCGTCGCCCTGGCCCTGGGCCTGGGTACCATGGTCGGCTGGAAGCGCGTGGTACTGACCGTTGGCGAGAAGATCGGCAAGCAGGGCATGACCTATGCCCAGGGCATGTCGGCACAGATCACCGCGGCCTGTGCCATCGGCATGGCCAACATCTTCGCCCTGCCGGTATCGACCACCCACGTGCTGTCGTCCGGTGTGGCCGGCACCATGGTCGCCAACAAGAGCGGCCTGCAAGGCGGCACCGTGAAGACCATCCTGCTGGCCTGGGTACTGACCCTGCCTGCGTCGATGGGCCTGGCGGCCGGCCTGTTCTGGCTGGCGTCCAAAGCCATTGGCTGAGTGATACCGCAATAAGAAGAAGGCGCCCTCGGGCGCCTTTTTCGTATCCGCAAACACACACGCCTCTTGTAGGAGCGGCCTTGTGTCGCGAAAGGGCTGCAGAGCAGCCCCGGCAATTTGCGCATCTGCGCTGAAATCCCGGGGCTGCTTCGCAGCCCTTTCGCGACACAAGGCCGCTCCTACAGGTACAGCGCAGGCCTGTGGATGGGGCCGGTACAGGCAACCTACCTTTTCTTGCCCCCCAGCAACGACCCCATCAACCCTCGCACCAACTGCCGCCCCAACTGGTTGGCCGCCTGGCGCACCGCCGACTTGATTGCCTGCCCTGCCGCACTCTGCAAGAACTCACCAGCCTTGTCGGCAAAGCTCTCTTCATCCGCCTTGGGTTGCGGCACGGGCTCCACCGGCTCGCCCTTGCGCTGGGTCAGCATCTCATAGGCCGATTCACGGTCCACCGGCTTGTCGTAACGCCCCGCCAGCGGCGAATTGGCAATCAGCGCACTGCGCTCAGCCGCGCTCAACGGCCCGATACGCGACTGCGGCGGTGCAATCAGCACACGTTGCACCATCGCTGGCGTGCCCTTCTCTTCCAGTGTCCCCACCAGCGCCTCGCCAATACCCAGATCGGTCAGCACCGCCAGGGTGTCGAACACCGGGTTGGGGCGGAAGCCATCAGCCACCGCCCGCAGCGACTTCTGCTCCTTGGCGGTAAACGCCCGCAAGCCATGCTGAATGCGCAAGCCCAACTGGGCCAGCACCGCATCTGGCAAGTCCCCCGGCGACTGGGTGACGAAGTACACACCCACGCCCTTGGAACGAATCAGCCGCACCACCTGCTCCAGGCGATCCTGCAATGCCTTGGGTGTATCGTTGAACAACAAGTGCGCTTCATCGAAGAACAACGCCAGCACCGGCTTATCGGCATCACCGCGCTCGGGCAGTTGCTCGAACAACTCGGCCAGCAGCCACAACAGGAAGGTCGCGTACACCTTCGGTGCATCGTGAACCAACCGGCTGGCGTCCAGCAGGTGGATACGCCCACGGCCATCCGGGTCTGGCCGCAGGAGGTCCTCGAGCTGCAACCCCGGTTCACCGAACAACGCCTCGGCGCCCTGCTGCTCCAGGGTCGCCAACCGGCGCAAAAGCGCCTGAGTGGAGGCCGTTGTCATCAGCGCGCTGTCTTCGCCCAGCAGTTGCGGGTTGTCCTTCAGGTGCGCGAGCAGCGCCTTGAGGTCCTTGAGGTCCAGCAGCAGCAGGCCTTCACGGTCGGCTACCTTGAACGCCGCATACAGCGCCGCCTGTTGGCTGTCGGTCAGTTCCAACAGGTTGCCCAGCAGCAGCGGCCCCATTTCACTGAGGGTGGTACGCAGCGGGTGGCCGGACTGCCCGGCAATGTCCCACAGGCTCACCGGGTAAGCCTGGGGCCTGTGCCCCAGCCAGGGCATGCCGGCGATGCGCTCGGCCACCTTGCCTTGCGGCGCACCAGCAGCGCCCAGGCCGCACAGGTCGCCTTTGACATCGGCGGCGAACACCGCAACCCCCGCGTCACTGAACGCTTCCGCCAGATGCTGCAAGGTGACGGTCTTGCCAGTACCCGTAGCGCCCGCTACCAGGCCATGGCGGTTGGCCAACCTCATAGCTTGCCCAACCGGCTGGCCATCCGGGCCAGCACCTACAACGATGGTCGAAATTTCCGACATCTCTTAAATCCTCTGCTCAAGCTTTACCGTAATTCGGCCGATACCTGTGGGTGATATTCGCCTTAATAGAGAGGAACAACCGAAAAGGGACTTTTCGGGATATTGCACTGCTTTGCGACTCCACGCGTGCAAACGCCTGATATGAAACCTTAGCGGAACCGATTACGCCATGAACAAAAGCCTTCGTTTCAGCCACAAGATTCTTTTGGCAGCATCACTGATCGTGATACTCGCCTTCAGCCTTTTCACGCTCTACAACGATTACCTCCAGCGTAATGCGATCCGCGAGGACCTCGAGAACTATCTGGCTGAAATGGGCGCTTCCACTTCGACCAATATCCGCAACCTGTTCGAAGGCCGTATCAAGCTGGTGGAAAACCTGGCACAGAACATAGCCCAGGACCCGACCAACGCCGAAACCCTGATGGGCCAGAATGCGCTGATCTCGAGCTTTCTCACGGTTTACGTGGGCAAGGTCGACGGTGGCTTCAGCGTGCGTCCTGACACGAAGATGCCTGACGGCTACGACCCACGTATCCGTCCCTGGTACAAGGACGGCATGAACGCCGCAGGCCCGATCCTGACCGAGCCATACATCGACATGGCCACCAACAGGATGGTCATCGGCATCATCAACAAAGTGTCCGGCAGTGTCGGTGTCGTCGGTGGCGACCTGGCCCTGGACGGCCTGGCGCAGATCATCAACTCGCTGAACTTCGGCGGCATGGGCTATGCCTTCCTGGTCAACGATCAAGGCAAGATCTTGGTGCACCCGGACAAAGACCTGGTGATGAAGTCGCTGTCGGACCTGTTCCCGCAGCACACGCCGAAACTGAGCGGTGAGCTGACCGAAGTGCAGAGCGACGGCCAGGCCCGCCTGCTGACCTTCACCCCGATCACCGGCCTGCCGTCGGCCAACTGGTACATCGGCCTGTCGGTGGACAAGGACAAGGCCTTCTCGATGCTGAGCACCTTCCGCACGTCAGCGGTGATCGCCACGCTGGTGGCGGTGGTGATCATCATCGGCCTGCTCGGGCTGCTGATCCGCGTGCTGATGCAGCCGCTGCACACCATGACCCGTGCCATGGAAGATATTGCCGAGGGTGAAGGCGACCTGACCAAGCGCCTGCGCATCCACAACCATGACGAGTTCGGCGTCCTGGGCAGCGCCTTCAACCGTTTTGTCGAACGTATACACAGTTCGATCCGCGAAGTGTCCTCGGCCACCGAGCAGGTCAACGAAGTTGCCCTGCGGGTCATCAGTGCCTCGAACTCGTCGATGACCAACTCCGACGAACAGTCCAACCGTACCAACAGCGTGGCCGCCGCCATCAACGAACTGGGCGCCGCCGCCCAGGAAATTGCCGGCAACGCCGCCCAGGCCTCGCAGCACGCCAGTTCGGCGCGGTTGCTGGCCGAAGAAGGGCAGCAGGTGGTGGAACGCAACATTGCGGCAATGAACCGCCTGTCCGACCTGATCGTCACTTCCAGCGCGCACATCGAGACGCTGAACAGCAAGACCGTCAACATCGGTCAGATCCTTGAGGTGATCACCAGCATTTCCCAGCAGACCAACCTGCTGGCGCTGAACGCGGCCATCGAAGCGGCCCGTGCCGGTGAAGCCGGGCGTGGTTTTGCCGTAGTCGCCGATGAAGTACGCAACCTGGCGCACCGCACCCAGGAGTCGGCGCAACAGGTGCAGACCATGATCGAAGAACTGCAGGTCGGCGCGCGCGAATCGGTCGAGACCATGGACCAGAGCCAGCGCCACAGCCAGGACAGCATGCAGATCGCCAACCAGGCCGGTGAACGGCTGGACAGCGTTACCGTGCGCATCGGCGAGATCGACGGCATGAACCAGTCGGTAGCCACCGCCACCGAAGAGCAGACCGCCGTGGTCGAAGCGATCAACATGGACATCAACGAAATCAACATGCTCAACCAGGAGGGCGTGGAAAACCTGCAGGCCACCCTGCGCGCCTGCTCCGACCTGGAGCAGCAGGCCGGCCGCCTGAAGCACCTGGTGGGCAGCTTCCGCATCTGACAAGTGCTACTCCTCTCTTTGTAGGAGCAGCCTTGTGCTGCGAAGAGGCCAGTACAGGCAATACAACTGTGTTGCCTTCTCTGGCCCCTTCGCAGCACAAGGCTGCTCCTACAACGCTTGTGCAGCCTACCCTCTTCCCAACCCCACCCAACCCCGATCGAACAAACTATCCTTCTGATAGGTCAACCTTTAGGCGCGTCATCGCCGGCCCGTTAACGCCGGATGACAGACCCGAAGACGATCCCGGAGGGATGCTGATCGTGCACATCGCCGACATCACCATGTTCTACGCCCCCGCCAGTGGTGGCGTACGTACCTATCTTGATGCCAAACACCACCGCCTCGACGCCATCCAGGGCGTCCGCCACAGCTTGCTGATACCCGGTGCCAGCGCCCAGCACGCCGATGGCATATACCAGGTGCCCGCACCGCCACTGCCGTTCGGCAATGGCTACCGCTTCCCGGTACGCCTGGCCCCTTGGTGCAATGTGCTGCGCAGGCTCAAGCCCGACCTGATCGAAGTCGGCGACCCCTACCTGACCGCCTGGGCTGCGCTGGAAGCGCGGCGCAAGCTCGATGTGCCGGTAATCGGCTTCTACCATTCCGACCTGCCGCTGCTGGTCAGCAACCGCATGGGCAACTGGTTCACCCCCAATGTCGAGGCCTATGTCAGCAAGCTGTACGGCAATTTCGACCGGGTCCTGGCCCCCAGCCAGGTCATGGCAGACAAGTTGCGCCGCCTGGGCGTGCGCGATGTGCACGTGCAGCGCCTGGGCGTCGACCTGGCCACCTTCCACCCCAACCAGCGCGACCCGCAGCTGCGTGCCGAACTGGGTATTGCCGAAACCAGTCGCCTGCTGATCTACGCCGGCCGTGGCTCGCGAGAAAAGAACCTGCCGGTGCTGCTCGACTGCATGCAGCACCTGGGCCACCCCTACCACTTGCTGTTGGTGGGTTCGAACATGCCGGCCAACGTACCGCGGAACGTCAGTGTGATCGATCACTTCTGCCCGGCACCGGAAGTCGCCCGGCTGATGGCCAGCGCCGACCTGCTGGTGCATGCCGGTGACCAGGAAACCTTCGGCCTGGTCATTCTCGAAGCGATGGCCAGCGCCACGCCGGTAGTGGCCGTGCGCGCAGGTGCTTTCGGCGAAATCGTCAACGAACAATGCGGGCGCTTGTGCCGCCCCAACGATAGCCAGGCCATGGCGACGGCCGTGCAAGAGGCGTTCGAAGCCGGTGTGCGCACGCTTGGGGTACAGGCCCGTCGCCATGCCGAGCAGCACTATTCGTGGGACAACGTCGTCGCCGGCCTGCTGCAACACTACCAGGCTGTGCTCGGCCACCAGCCACAGGTACGTGCCCATGGCTGAGCCGCTACCGGCATCGCGCAGCCTGATGCTGGTGCTGCACGATGTCGCGCCCGAAACCTGGCCCGACTACCAGCCCTTCGTCCAGGCCGTCGACGCCATCGGCGGCATCCCCATGACCTGGCTGGTGGTGCCGGACTTTCACCACCGCAACCCGCTGCAACGCTCGCCTACCTTCTGCCGCTTGCTCGAACGGCGCCTGGCCCAGGGCGACGAGCTTGCCCTGCACGGTTTCTACCATGCCGACAGCGGGCCACCACCGCGCACACCCGGCGAATACTTCATGCGCCGCATCTATACCCACGAAGGGGAATTCTACGCCCTTGACCAGCAGCAGGCCCTGCAACGACTGGAGCACGGCCTGGCACTGTTCGCCCAGCAGGGCTGGCCAGTGGCAGGCTTCGTCGCGCCTGCCTGGCTGATGAGCGAAGGCACCCGCCAGGCACTGCGCCGTCTGCCGCTGCGCTACACCAGCACGCCACAGCACCTGTATCGTTTACCGGACTTCACCGCGATCAAGGCCCCAGGGCTTGTCTGGAGTGCACGCAGCGCCTGGCGCCGTGGCCTGTCACGGGTGCTGTGCGACTGGCAATGCCGGCGCTGGCGCGACGCCCAGACCCTGCGCCTGGGCCTGCACCCGGTGGACATGCGCCATCGCGCGTCCCGCGACTATTGGCTGAACACCTTGCACACGCTACTGGCACAGGGCCGAGAGCCGCTGACCAAATCCACCTGGCTCGACCGCCAGGCCAGCGTATGAACCGCCTGGCCTGGCTGGCCCTGGCACTGCTGGGTGCCATGCTGGTACCGGCACTGCTCGGTGGCAGCGAGCTGCTACCGAGGCTGCAGCGCTTCGCCCCCAGCCTCATGCTGACCCTGCTGGGCATGATCCTGCTTTGCTGGGTCATCAACGCCATCCGCTTGCGCCTGTTGCTCGGCCAGCAAGGAGCAAGGCTTGGGCGCCTGCGCAGCCTGGGTGTGGTGATGGCTACCGAGTTCGCCATCTGTACCACCCCCGGCGGCAGCGGCGGCCCCTTGACCCTGATGGCCCTGCTGGCACGTGACCGGATAGGCCCGGCGCGCAGCGGCGCGGTGTTTGCCATGGATCAGCTGAACGACCTGGTGTTCTTTTTCTGCGCGATGCTGGCTATTGCCGGTTATGCACTGTTCCACAGCCTGGGCCGCAGCCAGGAGAGCATGTTGCTGGGCAGCGCGTTGCTGCTGTGCACGGCACTGGCCGGAGTGATCGGCCTGCTGCGCTACCGGCGCACGGTGATGCGCGTGAACGGCAGGTTGCTGCGCCGCCTGGGCATGAGCCGCCAGCGCAAGCGGCGCTGGGCACGCAAACTGCTACGCTTCATCGATGCACTGGCGCAGACTTGGCGCCTGCCCAAGCGTACGCTGACCTTGGTGTTCACCCTGACCTGCGCCCACTGGGGCCTGCGCTACAGCGTGTTGTACCTGGTATTGAGGGGGTTGGGGGTAGACCTGGCGTGGATCCCCAGCTTTTTGGTGCAGATGCTCTCGCTCAGTGCCGGCCAGTTCAGCCTGCTGCCTGGCGGTGCCGGTGCCGCCGAGCTGACTTCGGCCAGCTTGCTGACGCCACTGGTGGGCAGTTCGACCGCGGCTGCGGCGATCCTGATATGGCGGGCGGTCACTTACTACTTTTATCTGCTGGCGGGTGGGCCGGTGTTTGTGTGCCTGCTGGCGCGCCCGCTGCTGGCGCGTTGGCGGCGTCAGGCGGGTTGAGCTGCTGCCAAAGTTCCGCAGCGCCGGGGAAATCGGTGCCATCGGTGTCGGCCAGGGCTTCGGGGTCGTAGCGGGCCAGGCAGCCTTCACCGAGGGTGGGTGGGGGTGAGGCGGTGGGGTTGTTGCGAGTCTTCGCCATTACGTATCCCTCAAGATTGCCGGGGGGCGCTTTGCGCCCCTTTCGCCGGCAAGCCAGCTCCCACACCGACCGCATCGACCTCAAGCCATGTGCAAACCTGTGGGAGCTGGCCTGCCGGCGATGGGCTGCAAAGCAGCCCCAAGGCCGTCAATCAAAAACTACAGTCTTGTTGCCATGCACCAGCACCCGGTCTTCCAGGTGATAACGCAGGCCACGGGCCAACACCATCTTCTCCACATCACGGCCAAAGCGGACCATGTCATCGATGCTGTCGGCATGGCTGACACGCACCACGTCCTGCTCGATGATCGGGCCGGCGTCCAGCTCTTCGGTAACGTAGTGGCAGGTCGCGCCGATCAGTTTCACACCACGCAGGGCCGCCTGGTGATACGGCTTGGCGCCGACGAACGACGGCAGGAAGCTGTGGTGGATATTGATCACCTTTTCAGCATAGTCCTGGCACAGTTGCGGCGGCAGGATCTGCATGTAGCGGGCCAGCACCACCACGTCGGCGGCGTGCTCCTGCACCAGGCGCGAAACTTCGGCAAAGGCCGATGCCTTGTCCTTGGGGTCGACCGGTACATGGAAGAACGGAATACCGTGCCACTCGACCATGCTGCGCAGGTCGTTGTGGTTGGAGATCACGCAAGGGATCTCGCA of the Pseudomonas asiatica genome contains:
- the pcaR gene encoding pca regulon transcriptional regulator PcaR, producing MSDETLASDSVNPESVNLEQGRPASAALAPPIVASPAKRIQAFTGDPDFMTSLARGLAVIQAFQERKRHLTIAQISHRTEIPRAAVRRCLHTLIKLGYATTDGRTYSLLPKVLTLGHAYLSSTPLAISAQPYLDRISDQLHEAANMATLEGDDILYIARSATVERLISVDLSVGGRLPAYCTSMGRILLAAMDDTSLREYLERADLKARTSRTLHDPESLFACIQQVRAQGWCVVDQELEQGLRSIAVPVYDASGQVLAALNVSTHVGRVTRSELEQRFLPILLAASRDLCHQLFG
- a CDS encoding inorganic phosphate transporter codes for the protein MIELFSGLDAWVLVSLLLALTFVLAFEFINGFHDTANAVATVIYTKAMPPHLAVFFSGVFNFLGVLLGGVGVAYAIVHLLPVELLINVNTGHGLAMVFSLLAAAITWNLGTWYFGIPASSSHTLIGSILGVGLANALINDIPLGDGVNWQKAIDIAMSLVVSPMAGFAVAAMVLIGLKWWRPLSKMHKTPEQRRKLDDKKHPPFWNRLVLVVSAMGVSFVHGSNDGQKGIGLIMLVLIGIVPAKFVLDLNSTTYQIERTRDATLHMSQFYQRNAATLGEFLALGKAKSSDLPEQFSCNPQQTEPTIAALQSSLQGVTDYHSLSADKRVEVRRYLLCLDDTAKKVGKLPGLEAREKADLEKLRKDLTATTEYAPFWVIVAVALALGLGTMVGWKRVVLTVGEKIGKQGMTYAQGMSAQITAACAIGMANIFALPVSTTHVLSSGVAGTMVANKSGLQGGTVKTILLAWVLTLPASMGLAAGLFWLASKAIG
- a CDS encoding helicase HerA-like domain-containing protein, whose product is MSEISTIVVGAGPDGQPVGQAMRLANRHGLVAGATGTGKTVTLQHLAEAFSDAGVAVFAADVKGDLCGLGAAGAPQGKVAERIAGMPWLGHRPQAYPVSLWDIAGQSGHPLRTTLSEMGPLLLGNLLELTDSQQAALYAAFKVADREGLLLLDLKDLKALLAHLKDNPQLLGEDSALMTTASTQALLRRLATLEQQGAEALFGEPGLQLEDLLRPDPDGRGRIHLLDASRLVHDAPKVYATFLLWLLAELFEQLPERGDADKPVLALFFDEAHLLFNDTPKALQDRLEQVVRLIRSKGVGVYFVTQSPGDLPDAVLAQLGLRIQHGLRAFTAKEQKSLRAVADGFRPNPVFDTLAVLTDLGIGEALVGTLEEKGTPAMVQRVLIAPPQSRIGPLSAAERSALIANSPLAGRYDKPVDRESAYEMLTQRKGEPVEPVPQPKADEESFADKAGEFLQSAAGQAIKSAVRQAANQLGRQLVRGLMGSLLGGKKR
- a CDS encoding methyl-accepting chemotaxis protein, yielding MTNSDEQSNRTNSVAAAINELGAAAQEIAGNAAQASQHASSARLLAEEGQQVVERNIAAMNRLSDLIVTSSAHIETLNSKTVNIGQILEVITSISQQTNLLALNAAIEAARAGEAGRGFAVVADEVRNLAHRTQESAQQVQTMIEELQVGARESVETMDQSQRHSQDSMQIANQAGERLDSVTVRIGEIDGMNQSVATATEEQTAVVEAINMDINEINMLNQEGVENLQATLRACSDLEQQAGRLKHLVGSFRI
- a CDS encoding glycosyltransferase family 4 protein, which encodes MLIVHIADITMFYAPASGGVRTYLDAKHHRLDAIQGVRHSLLIPGASAQHADGIYQVPAPPLPFGNGYRFPVRLAPWCNVLRRLKPDLIEVGDPYLTAWAALEARRKLDVPVIGFYHSDLPLLVSNRMGNWFTPNVEAYVSKLYGNFDRVLAPSQVMADKLRRLGVRDVHVQRLGVDLATFHPNQRDPQLRAELGIAETSRLLIYAGRGSREKNLPVLLDCMQHLGHPYHLLLVGSNMPANVPRNVSVIDHFCPAPEVARLMASADLLVHAGDQETFGLVILEAMASATPVVAVRAGAFGEIVNEQCGRLCRPNDSQAMATAVQEAFEAGVRTLGVQARRHAEQHYSWDNVVAGLLQHYQAVLGHQPQVRAHG
- a CDS encoding DUF2334 domain-containing protein translates to MAEPLPASRSLMLVLHDVAPETWPDYQPFVQAVDAIGGIPMTWLVVPDFHHRNPLQRSPTFCRLLERRLAQGDELALHGFYHADSGPPPRTPGEYFMRRIYTHEGEFYALDQQQALQRLEHGLALFAQQGWPVAGFVAPAWLMSEGTRQALRRLPLRYTSTPQHLYRLPDFTAIKAPGLVWSARSAWRRGLSRVLCDWQCRRWRDAQTLRLGLHPVDMRHRASRDYWLNTLHTLLAQGREPLTKSTWLDRQASV
- a CDS encoding lysylphosphatidylglycerol synthase transmembrane domain-containing protein gives rise to the protein MNRLAWLALALLGAMLVPALLGGSELLPRLQRFAPSLMLTLLGMILLCWVINAIRLRLLLGQQGARLGRLRSLGVVMATEFAICTTPGGSGGPLTLMALLARDRIGPARSGAVFAMDQLNDLVFFFCAMLAIAGYALFHSLGRSQESMLLGSALLLCTALAGVIGLLRYRRTVMRVNGRLLRRLGMSRQRKRRWARKLLRFIDALAQTWRLPKRTLTLVFTLTCAHWGLRYSVLYLVLRGLGVDLAWIPSFLVQMLSLSAGQFSLLPGGAGAAELTSASLLTPLVGSSTAAAAILIWRAVTYYFYLLAGGPVFVCLLARPLLARWRRQAG
- the purU gene encoding formyltetrahydrofolate deformylase, with the protein product MRTYRLVIACPDRVGIVAKVSNFLALYNGWINEASHHSDEQSGWFFMRHEIRAESLPFGIEAFREAFAPIAEEFSMTWRITDSAQKKRVVLMASRESHCLADLLHRWHTDELDCEIPCVISNHNDLRSMVEWHGIPFFHVPVDPKDKASAFAEVSRLVQEHAADVVVLARYMQILPPQLCQDYAEKVINIHHSFLPSFVGAKPYHQAALRGVKLIGATCHYVTEELDAGPIIEQDVVRVSHADSIDDMVRFGRDVEKMVLARGLRYHLEDRVLVHGNKTVVFD